The following coding sequences lie in one Mercenaria mercenaria strain notata chromosome 5, MADL_Memer_1, whole genome shotgun sequence genomic window:
- the LOC128557205 gene encoding collagen alpha-2(VIII) chain-like, whose amino-acid sequence MDIFIFLIFAATIEYKSMMVAAKEPACSKFDFEEKLLEKVIRLEIKVEQIVEEMKKTTTDVEQRVENAENDAVKFQEDIKKTMNTMEKKFTAFEENISAPNIAFNARRTSSLNANKNDLVVFDTVILNEGEGYDSATGIFTAPESGLYDFAAHVCIVGGKGANFAIVVEGTEVATSSHYSSNNNCNSVTAVAKVKSEERVSIKILHASYLHYDQYRLNSFAGALLTRH is encoded by the exons AtggacatttttatatttttaatatttgctGCTACCATCGAGTACAAAAGTATGATGGTGGCTGCAAAAGAACCAGCGTGTTCAAAATTCGACTTCGAAGAGAAACTATTAGAAAAAGTGATACGGTTGGAGATTAAAGTTGAACAAATCGTAGAGGAGATGAAGAAAACGACGACAGACGTGGAACAGAGGGtggaaaatgctgaaaatgaCGCCGTAAAATTTCAAGAAGATATAAAGAAGACTATGAATACTATGGAGAAAAAGTTCACTGCATTTGAAG AAAACATATCAGCTCCAAACATCGCCTTCAACGCCCGCCGTACGTCTTCACTGAACGCAAACAAAAACGACCTCGTCGTTTTTGATACCGTCATACTGAATGAAGGTGAAGGTTATGACAGTGCGACTGGAATATTTACAGCTCCCGAAAGCGGACTCTATGACTTTGCAGCTCATGTTTGTATTGTTGGTGGTAAAGGCGCAAACTTCGCAATAGTTGTAGAAGGTACTGAAGTAGCCACCAGTAGTCATTACAGTAGTAATAACAATTGTAATTCTGTAACTGCCGTTGCCAAAGTTAAGTCTGAAGAACGGGTGTCAATTAAAATATTACATGCATCGTACCTGCACTACGACCAGTACAGACTTAATTC